One window from the genome of Pseudanabaena yagii GIHE-NHR1 encodes:
- a CDS encoding glycosyltransferase: MNDKSKLKVYFYCFPPTLNGYGDYASAYHYYQHGTVCLGEGLQALGIEFYANVNFWLPSPEEPFLFRYDPNVSPDDCDIVIINEAWWERQGQFAKSLCDIQHLLRKNRPHQTILIDLSDDSPRKNFLDPNLARFDHYFKSHLSKSTPIFPNTHPFPFGLSERIIKELALVPPFSQRHHNLLVNSRVFLNGDHSLRNYVQKHFLPKINSIIPLESKVITDARDRGAYHTLQWAQASGRHNPGYYELLLSTTTCSSFGGYFISPFPRHPWTILGRACRKTITKLGWKTHRLVQWDSWRFWEALAAGCVPIHLDFDKYGFILPVMPENWKHYIGIDLDNIDDSINRIAQNLDRLPEISAAGRVWALENYAPIAIAKRFLKTVGITQEIT; the protein is encoded by the coding sequence ATGAACGATAAAAGCAAATTAAAAGTCTACTTCTATTGCTTTCCACCAACTCTAAATGGCTATGGAGATTATGCTTCTGCATATCATTACTATCAACATGGAACAGTATGTTTAGGAGAAGGGCTACAAGCATTAGGTATTGAGTTTTATGCTAATGTCAATTTTTGGTTACCATCTCCTGAAGAGCCATTTCTATTCCGTTATGACCCAAATGTCAGCCCCGATGACTGCGATATTGTCATTATCAATGAGGCTTGGTGGGAGAGACAGGGGCAATTTGCGAAATCACTGTGTGACATTCAACATCTACTAAGAAAAAATCGTCCCCATCAAACTATCTTAATTGACCTATCCGATGATAGTCCACGCAAAAACTTTTTAGATCCCAACCTAGCGCGATTTGACCACTATTTTAAATCTCATCTGTCTAAATCTACTCCCATATTTCCTAACACCCATCCCTTTCCCTTTGGCTTGTCTGAAAGAATTATCAAAGAATTAGCTCTTGTACCACCATTCAGTCAACGTCATCATAATTTATTAGTCAATTCCCGTGTTTTCCTCAATGGCGATCACTCGTTGCGTAATTATGTGCAGAAGCATTTTCTACCCAAAATCAATTCTATTATTCCCCTAGAGTCTAAAGTGATCACTGATGCACGCGATCGCGGAGCCTATCACACATTACAATGGGCACAAGCCAGTGGTAGACATAATCCTGGCTATTATGAACTTCTTCTCTCAACTACTACCTGTAGTAGTTTTGGTGGTTACTTTATCTCTCCATTTCCGCGCCATCCTTGGACAATTTTGGGTAGAGCCTGTCGTAAAACAATTACGAAGTTAGGATGGAAAACGCATCGCCTTGTCCAATGGGACAGTTGGCGTTTTTGGGAAGCTTTGGCGGCAGGCTGTGTGCCAATTCACTTAGATTTTGATAAATATGGATTTATCCTACCTGTCATGCCTGAGAATTGGAAACATTACATCGGCATCGATCTCGATAATATTGATGACTCTATAAATCGCATTGCTCAAAATTTAGATCGCCTACCTGAAATTTCAGCCGCTGGTCGAGTATGGGCGCTTGAAAATTACGCTCCCATCGCGATCGCTAAACGTTTCCTAAAAACGGTGGGTATTACACAGGAAATCACTTGA